The proteins below come from a single Streptomyces sp. SCSIO 75703 genomic window:
- the rpe gene encoding ribulose-phosphate 3-epimerase, with amino-acid sequence MAAQINPSILSADFARLADEARAVEGADWLHVDVMDNHFVPNLTLGVPVVESLARATDTPLDCHLMIEAPDRWAPQYVEAGAGSVTFHVEAAAAPVRLAREIRAKGARASMALRPATPIEPYEDLLPELDMLLIMTVEPGFGGQAFLDIMLPKIRRTRELIGKHGLELWLQVDGGVSEATIERCADAGADVFVAGSAVYGAADPAEAVRSLRARAETATAKASWACDH; translated from the coding sequence ATGGCCGCGCAGATCAACCCCAGCATCCTGTCCGCCGACTTCGCCCGCCTCGCGGACGAGGCACGGGCGGTGGAGGGAGCCGACTGGCTCCACGTCGACGTCATGGACAACCACTTCGTCCCGAACCTCACCCTCGGCGTGCCCGTCGTGGAGTCCCTGGCCCGTGCGACGGACACCCCGTTGGACTGCCACCTGATGATCGAGGCGCCCGACCGCTGGGCGCCGCAGTACGTGGAGGCGGGGGCCGGGTCCGTCACCTTCCACGTCGAGGCCGCCGCCGCGCCGGTCCGGCTGGCCCGCGAGATCCGGGCCAAGGGCGCCCGCGCCTCCATGGCACTGCGGCCCGCGACGCCGATCGAGCCGTACGAGGACCTGCTGCCCGAGCTGGACATGCTGCTGATCATGACGGTTGAGCCGGGCTTCGGCGGGCAGGCGTTCCTCGACATCATGCTTCCCAAGATCCGCCGCACCCGTGAGCTGATCGGCAAGCACGGACTGGAACTGTGGCTCCAGGTCGACGGCGGAGTGTCGGAGGCGACCATCGAGCGGTGCGCCGACGCGGGCGCCGACGTCTTCGTCGCGGGCTCCGCCGTGTACGGGGCGGCCGACCCGGCCGAGGCCGTCCGCTCCCTGCGCGCCCGCGCCGAGACGGCGACCGCCAAGGCGTCCTGGGCGTGCGACCACTGA
- a CDS encoding sugar-binding domain-containing protein: MNSSEENAVSGMSAGRSAMRMGPAELVQAAAMARRFYLEGKSKIQIAEEFGVSRFKVARVLETALERDLVRIEIRVPAELDAERSDALRARYGLRHAVVVESPADAEETPDPENLGEVAADLLGELVTEGDVLGLAWGRSTIHMAAALDRLPPCTVVQLTGVYDAGTAERGSVEAVRRAAQVSGGDAHPIYAPMLLPDAATAAALRHQTGIARAFEYFDKVTVACVSIGSWEPGISTVHDMLSDEERAHYASLGVAAEMSALLFDAEGRRIGRDLGERCITVTADQLRHVPEVVAIAGGQRKAAAIDAVLRSGLVTSLVTDTSAADYLMTAGPAPKPTLQRNDPDGV, from the coding sequence GTGAACAGCAGTGAGGAGAACGCCGTGTCGGGTATGTCGGCGGGCCGTTCAGCCATGCGGATGGGACCCGCTGAGCTGGTCCAGGCGGCGGCCATGGCCCGCCGCTTCTACCTCGAGGGCAAATCCAAGATCCAGATCGCCGAGGAGTTCGGCGTCAGCCGCTTCAAGGTGGCCCGGGTCCTGGAGACCGCCCTCGAGCGGGACCTTGTACGCATCGAGATCCGGGTGCCGGCCGAGCTGGACGCCGAGCGCTCGGACGCCCTGAGGGCCCGTTACGGGCTCCGGCACGCCGTGGTGGTGGAGTCCCCGGCGGACGCCGAGGAGACCCCCGACCCCGAGAACCTGGGGGAGGTCGCCGCCGACCTGCTCGGCGAACTGGTCACCGAGGGCGACGTCCTGGGCCTGGCCTGGGGGCGCTCCACCATCCACATGGCGGCGGCGCTCGACCGGCTGCCGCCCTGCACGGTGGTCCAGCTCACCGGCGTGTACGACGCCGGGACCGCCGAACGCGGTTCGGTCGAGGCCGTGCGCCGCGCCGCACAGGTCTCGGGGGGCGACGCCCACCCCATCTACGCGCCGATGCTGTTGCCGGACGCGGCCACCGCGGCGGCGCTGCGCCACCAGACCGGGATCGCCCGCGCCTTCGAGTACTTCGACAAGGTCACGGTGGCCTGCGTCTCCATCGGCTCCTGGGAGCCGGGCATCTCCACGGTGCACGACATGCTCAGCGACGAGGAGCGCGCCCACTACGCGTCCCTCGGTGTCGCGGCCGAGATGTCCGCCCTCCTCTTCGACGCCGAGGGGCGCCGGATCGGACGGGACCTGGGGGAGCGGTGCATCACGGTCACCGCCGACCAGCTCCGCCACGTCCCCGAGGTCGTGGCGATCGCGGGCGGGCAGCGCAAGGCCGCGGCGATCGACGCCGTGCTCCGCTCCGGGCTGGTGACCAGCCTGGTGACGGACACGTCGGCCGCGGACTACCTCATGACGGCGGGCCCGGCGCCCAAGCCGACGCTCCAGCGGAACGACCCCGACGGGGTCTGA
- a CDS encoding GuaB1 family IMP dehydrogenase-related protein — protein sequence MRFLNDIQPSYDLTYDDVFMVPSRSAVGSRQGVDLSSPDGTGTTIPLVVANMTAIAGRRMAETVARRGGLVVIPQDIPIEVVTDVVSWVKSRHHVLDTPIVLAPHQTVADALALLPKRAHNAGVVVDEGHRPVGVVTDADLSGVDRFTQLEEVMSKDLLLIDADLDPGRAFDTLDAANRRYAPAVDAEGRLAGILTRKGALRATLYTPATDANGGLRIAAAVGINGDVAGKAAQLLAAGVDTLVIDTAHGHQESMISAVKLVRDLDPGVPLVAGNIVSAEGVRDLVEAGADIVKVGVGPGAMCTTRMMTGVGRPQFSAVLECAAEARRLGRHVWADGGVRHPRDVAMALAAGASNVMVGSWFAGTYESPGDLQQDADGRLYKESFGMASARAVRNRTSEESAYDRARKSLFEEGISTSRMFLDPTRPGVEDLIDSIIAGVRSSCTYAGAASLEEFAEKAIVGIQSAAGYAEGKPLHASWV from the coding sequence GTGCGTTTCCTCAACGACATCCAGCCCTCGTACGACCTGACGTACGACGACGTCTTCATGGTGCCGAGCCGGTCGGCCGTCGGCTCCCGGCAGGGCGTGGACCTCAGCTCCCCGGACGGCACCGGCACCACCATCCCGCTCGTCGTCGCCAACATGACCGCCATCGCCGGCCGTCGCATGGCCGAGACGGTGGCCCGGCGCGGCGGCCTCGTGGTCATCCCGCAGGACATCCCGATCGAGGTCGTCACCGACGTCGTCTCCTGGGTGAAGAGCCGCCACCACGTGCTGGACACCCCGATCGTGCTGGCCCCGCACCAGACCGTCGCCGACGCCCTCGCCCTGCTGCCCAAGCGGGCGCACAACGCCGGTGTCGTCGTCGACGAGGGCCACCGGCCGGTCGGCGTGGTCACCGACGCCGACCTGAGCGGCGTGGACCGCTTCACCCAGCTCGAAGAGGTCATGTCCAAGGACCTGCTGCTGATCGACGCGGACCTGGACCCGGGCCGGGCCTTCGACACCCTCGACGCCGCCAACCGCCGCTACGCGCCCGCCGTGGACGCCGAGGGCCGCCTCGCCGGCATCCTCACCCGCAAGGGCGCCCTGCGCGCCACGCTCTACACGCCGGCCACGGACGCGAACGGCGGACTGCGCATCGCCGCCGCCGTCGGCATCAACGGCGACGTGGCGGGCAAGGCCGCGCAACTGCTGGCCGCGGGCGTGGACACGCTCGTCATCGACACCGCGCACGGCCACCAGGAGTCGATGATCAGCGCCGTGAAGCTGGTGCGCGACCTCGACCCGGGGGTGCCGCTGGTCGCGGGCAACATCGTCTCGGCCGAGGGCGTGCGCGACCTCGTCGAGGCCGGTGCCGACATCGTCAAGGTCGGCGTCGGACCCGGCGCCATGTGCACCACCCGCATGATGACCGGCGTGGGCCGCCCGCAGTTCTCCGCCGTGCTGGAGTGCGCCGCCGAGGCGCGCAGGCTCGGCAGGCACGTGTGGGCCGACGGCGGCGTCCGCCACCCCCGCGACGTGGCGATGGCCCTCGCCGCCGGCGCCTCCAACGTCATGGTCGGCTCCTGGTTCGCCGGGACCTACGAGTCCCCGGGCGACCTCCAGCAGGACGCCGACGGCCGCCTCTACAAGGAGTCCTTCGGCATGGCCTCCGCGCGGGCCGTGCGCAACCGCACCTCGGAGGAGTCGGCGTACGACCGGGCCCGCAAGTCGCTGTTCGAGGAGGGCATCTCCACCTCGCGGATGTTCCTCGACCCGACCCGCCCCGGTGTGGAGGACCTGATCGACTCGATCATCGCGGGCGTCCGCTCGTCCTGCACCTACGCGGGCGCCGCCTCGCTGGAGGAGTTCGCCGAGAAGGCCATCGTCGGCATCCAGAGCGCCGCCGGCTACGCGGAGGGCAAGCCCCTGCACGCGAGCTGGGTCTGA
- a CDS encoding Lrp/AsnC family transcriptional regulator, with amino-acid sequence MLNDLDERIVHALAEDARRSYADIGHLVGLSAPAVKRRVDRLRATGAITGFTVRVDPAALGWRTEGFVEIHCRGNTSPETILRGLERYQEVVSASTVTGEADAIAQVFASDMRHFERVLERIAGEPFVERTKSVLVLSPLLRRFSSGSPT; translated from the coding sequence GTGCTGAACGATCTCGACGAACGCATCGTGCACGCCCTCGCCGAGGACGCCCGCCGCTCCTACGCGGACATCGGGCACCTCGTCGGCCTGTCCGCGCCCGCCGTCAAACGGCGGGTCGACCGGCTGCGCGCCACCGGGGCCATCACCGGCTTCACGGTGCGAGTCGACCCCGCCGCCCTCGGCTGGCGCACCGAGGGGTTCGTCGAGATCCACTGCCGCGGCAACACCTCCCCGGAGACCATCCTGCGGGGCCTGGAGCGCTACCAGGAGGTCGTGTCCGCCTCCACCGTCACCGGGGAGGCGGACGCCATCGCCCAGGTCTTCGCCTCGGACATGCGGCACTTCGAACGGGTGCTGGAGCGGATCGCCGGGGAGCCCTTCGTGGAGCGCACCAAGTCGGTACTGGTCCTCTCGCCGCTGCTGCGCCGCTTCTCCTCGGGCTCGCCGACGTAG
- a CDS encoding carbon-nitrogen hydrolase family protein has translation MRTALFQSSGRPGSVAGNLDALDEAAGRAAAAGAGLLLTSELFLTGYAVGDGLTRLAEPADGPSADAVARTAARHGLAIAYGYPERDGDRVLNSVQLVRADGTRLANYRKTHLFGPLEHEHFTPGDRPVVQAELNGLTVGLLICYDVEFPENVRAHALAGTDLLLVPTALMHPFPFVAESLVPTRAFENQLYVAYANRAGHEGDFEFLGLSALAGPDGTCRARAGRAEELIVGDVDPALLAASRAANPYLRDRRPGLYAALG, from the coding sequence ATGCGCACCGCCCTGTTCCAGAGCTCCGGCCGTCCCGGCTCCGTCGCCGGGAACCTCGACGCCCTCGACGAGGCCGCCGGCCGGGCCGCCGCCGCGGGCGCGGGGCTCCTCCTCACCTCGGAGCTGTTCCTGACCGGGTACGCCGTCGGCGACGGACTCACCCGGCTCGCCGAGCCCGCCGACGGCCCCTCCGCCGACGCCGTCGCGCGCACCGCCGCCCGGCACGGCCTCGCCATCGCCTACGGCTACCCCGAGCGGGACGGCGACCGGGTCCTCAACTCCGTCCAGTTGGTCCGCGCCGACGGCACCCGGCTCGCCAACTACCGCAAGACGCACCTCTTCGGCCCCCTGGAGCACGAGCACTTCACCCCCGGCGACCGGCCGGTCGTCCAGGCCGAGCTGAACGGCCTCACCGTCGGCCTGCTGATCTGCTACGACGTCGAGTTCCCGGAGAACGTCCGCGCCCACGCCCTGGCCGGTACCGACCTGCTGCTGGTGCCGACCGCGCTGATGCACCCCTTCCCCTTCGTCGCCGAGTCCCTGGTGCCCACCCGGGCCTTCGAGAACCAGCTCTACGTGGCCTACGCCAACCGGGCGGGGCACGAGGGCGACTTCGAGTTCCTCGGGCTCTCCGCCCTGGCCGGGCCCGACGGCACCTGCCGCGCCCGCGCCGGACGCGCCGAGGAGCTGATCGTCGGCGACGTCGACCCGGCGCTGCTGGCCGCCTCCCGCGCGGCCAACCCGTACCTGCGCGACCGCCGCCCCGGCCTGTACGCGGCCCTGGGCTGA
- a CDS encoding NAD(P)/FAD-dependent oxidoreductase: MTSTVPPAPEHADAPRPPITMIGPDFPYAYDGFLAHPAGLGQVPATEHGTEVAVVGGGLSGLVAAYELMKMGLRPVVYEADRIGGRLRTVGFEGCDPSLTAEMGAMRFPPSSTALRHYIDLVGLETRPFPNPLAAATESTVVDLKGETHYAETPDDLPRVYRDVADAWARCLEEGADFSAMNRALRERDVPRIRELWSRLVERLDDQTFYGFLCDSPAFSSFRHREIFGQVGFGTGGWDTDFPNSILEILRVVYTEADDHHESIVGGSQQLPLRLWEREPRKILHWPHGTSLRALHPGGEPRPAVTRLRRTPDGEITVTDADGEDRAYRAVVFTAQSWMLLSKIACDESLFPIDHWTAIERTHYMESSKLFVPVDRPFWRDRDPETGRNVMSMTLTDRMTRGTYLLDDGPGRPAVMCLSYTWCDDSLKWLPLSAEERMEVMLASLGEIYPDVDIRRHVIGPPVTVSWENEPYFMGAFKANLPGHYRYQRRLFTHFMQDRLSAGHRGIFLAGDDISWTAGWAEGAVQTALNAVWGVMHHLGGATDPANPGPGDLYDALAPVELPED, translated from the coding sequence ATGACGTCCACCGTGCCCCCCGCGCCCGAGCACGCCGACGCCCCCCGCCCGCCGATCACCATGATCGGCCCGGACTTCCCCTACGCCTACGACGGCTTCCTCGCCCACCCGGCCGGCCTCGGCCAGGTGCCCGCCACCGAGCACGGCACCGAGGTCGCCGTCGTCGGCGGCGGGCTCTCCGGCCTGGTGGCCGCGTACGAGCTGATGAAGATGGGCCTCAGGCCGGTCGTCTACGAAGCCGACCGGATCGGCGGGCGGCTGCGCACGGTGGGCTTCGAGGGCTGCGACCCCTCGCTCACCGCCGAGATGGGCGCGATGCGCTTCCCGCCCTCCTCCACGGCCCTGCGGCACTACATCGACCTCGTGGGCCTGGAGACCCGGCCCTTCCCCAACCCCCTCGCCGCGGCCACCGAGTCGACCGTCGTCGACCTCAAGGGCGAGACCCACTACGCCGAGACGCCGGACGACCTGCCCCGCGTCTACCGGGACGTGGCCGACGCCTGGGCCCGGTGCCTGGAGGAGGGCGCCGACTTCTCCGCCATGAACCGCGCCCTGCGCGAACGGGACGTGCCCCGCATCCGCGAACTGTGGTCCCGGCTCGTCGAACGCCTCGACGACCAGACCTTCTACGGCTTCCTCTGCGACTCCCCGGCCTTCTCGTCCTTCCGCCACCGCGAGATCTTCGGCCAGGTCGGCTTCGGCACCGGCGGCTGGGACACCGACTTCCCCAACTCCATCCTGGAGATCCTGCGTGTCGTCTACACGGAGGCGGACGACCACCACGAGAGCATCGTCGGCGGCTCCCAGCAGCTCCCGCTGCGCCTGTGGGAACGCGAACCGAGGAAGATCCTCCACTGGCCGCACGGCACCTCGCTGCGGGCCCTGCACCCCGGCGGCGAACCCCGCCCGGCCGTGACCCGGCTCCGGCGCACCCCGGACGGGGAGATCACCGTGACCGACGCGGACGGCGAGGACCGCGCGTACCGCGCCGTCGTCTTCACCGCCCAGTCCTGGATGCTGCTCTCCAAGATCGCCTGCGACGAGTCGCTGTTCCCCATCGACCACTGGACGGCGATCGAGCGGACCCACTACATGGAGAGTTCCAAGCTCTTCGTCCCCGTGGACCGGCCCTTCTGGCGGGACCGGGACCCCGAGACGGGCCGGAACGTGATGTCGATGACGCTCACCGACCGCATGACCCGCGGCACCTACCTCCTCGACGACGGACCCGGCCGGCCCGCCGTGATGTGCCTCTCCTACACCTGGTGCGACGACAGCCTGAAGTGGCTGCCGCTCTCCGCCGAGGAACGGATGGAGGTCATGCTGGCCTCCCTCGGCGAGATCTACCCGGACGTCGACATCCGGCGGCACGTCATCGGCCCCCCGGTGACCGTCTCCTGGGAGAACGAGCCCTACTTCATGGGCGCCTTCAAGGCCAACCTGCCCGGCCACTACCGCTACCAGCGGCGCCTGTTCACCCACTTCATGCAGGACCGCCTGTCCGCCGGGCACCGCGGGATCTTCCTCGCCGGGGACGACATCTCCTGGACGGCCGGCTGGGCCGAGGGCGCCGTCCAGACGGCCCTGAACGCGGTCTGGGGCGTGATGCACCACCTCGGCGGCGCCACCGACCCCGCCAACCCCGGCCCCGGCGACCTCTACGACGCCCTCGCCCCGGTGGAACTCCCCGAGGACTGA
- a CDS encoding DUF5995 family protein produces MAHCEQVGTAVGTVDPPRSRLRALCAALPARDGVAVFTRVYTEAAEAADRRAAEGAFPAVRAAGALDTRLAERALAALGAPDGGRRPPACWRPLLRFRRHPGVRPAQFALAGLHAQAGHDLALAVVDTCRTLGCEPVDLEAGFDRVGDLLASVEERIREELTPGPDRLRLADPLAHLLGVWSLDRARDAAWSAARALWALGDRPGIAGELADRLDTTTGLAAHMLLTPLSGPGAREAAR; encoded by the coding sequence ATGGCGCACTGCGAACAAGTCGGCACGGCCGTCGGCACGGTGGACCCGCCCCGCTCCCGGCTGCGCGCGCTCTGCGCGGCGCTGCCCGCGCGGGACGGGGTGGCCGTCTTCACCCGCGTCTACACCGAGGCCGCCGAGGCGGCGGACCGGAGGGCCGCGGAGGGCGCGTTCCCCGCCGTCCGGGCGGCGGGCGCCCTGGACACACGGCTGGCGGAGCGCGCTCTCGCCGCCCTCGGCGCACCGGACGGGGGGCGCCGCCCGCCCGCGTGCTGGCGGCCCCTGCTCCGGTTCCGCCGCCATCCCGGCGTACGCCCCGCGCAGTTCGCGCTGGCGGGCCTGCATGCGCAGGCGGGCCACGACCTGGCGCTGGCGGTGGTGGACACCTGCCGTACGCTCGGCTGCGAACCCGTCGACCTGGAGGCCGGGTTCGACCGGGTGGGCGATCTCCTCGCCTCGGTGGAGGAGCGGATCCGCGAGGAGCTGACCCCGGGTCCCGACCGGCTCCGCCTGGCCGATCCGCTGGCCCACCTGCTCGGTGTGTGGAGCCTGGACCGGGCCCGGGACGCCGCCTGGAGCGCGGCCCGCGCCCTGTGGGCGCTGGGCGACCGGCCCGGGATCGCCGGGGAGCTGGCGGACCGTCTGGACACGACGACCGGCCTCGCGGCCCACATGCTGCTGACGCCCCTGTCCGGGCCGGGTGCGCGGGAGGCGGCCCGGTAG
- a CDS encoding glycoside hydrolase family 6 protein, protein MVAAASVVVAAGAAAGTLSALRGDGRADEARPAVTASPRLEALPVPPPLPPSATPSAPAAPATPSPSGPPAPSAPSRPAPDSTRQRSAATASGLYRHPRSQVLDWVRAHPDDPRRAVIASRIGDHPAAVWFADPSPATVTARVREVTSGAAAEGRVPVVVPYAIPGRDCGGHSGGGAPDLAAYDGWIDRFAAGLGSGEVIVILEPDSVSQAECLTEGERGARFASLARAGRVLKAAAPGARVYYDAGHSGWHAPARQAGWLRQAGAGAAASSDGVFSNVSNFHATADEIAYDRAVLDALGGPPDLGAVVDTSRNGNGAPPGGQWCDPGGRTLGRAPTLATGERGIDAYLWVKLPGESDGCEGPPGTFSPSYAYDLAR, encoded by the coding sequence ATGGTCGCGGCGGCCTCCGTCGTGGTCGCCGCCGGCGCCGCCGCGGGGACGCTCTCCGCGCTGCGCGGCGACGGCCGTGCCGACGAGGCCCGCCCCGCGGTGACCGCCTCGCCGCGCCTGGAGGCCCTGCCGGTGCCGCCGCCCCTGCCGCCCTCGGCGACGCCGTCCGCCCCGGCCGCCCCGGCCACCCCCTCGCCCTCGGGGCCCCCGGCCCCGAGCGCCCCTTCCCGGCCCGCTCCCGACAGCACGCGGCAGCGGTCGGCGGCCACCGCCTCCGGCCTCTACCGGCATCCCCGCTCGCAGGTGCTCGACTGGGTGCGGGCCCACCCGGACGACCCGCGCCGGGCGGTCATCGCCTCCCGCATAGGCGACCACCCGGCCGCCGTGTGGTTCGCCGACCCCTCGCCGGCCACGGTCACGGCGCGGGTCCGGGAGGTGACCTCGGGCGCCGCGGCCGAGGGCCGGGTCCCGGTCGTCGTGCCGTACGCGATACCCGGACGGGACTGCGGCGGCCACTCCGGGGGCGGGGCGCCGGACCTCGCCGCCTACGACGGCTGGATCGACCGGTTCGCCGCCGGGCTGGGCTCCGGCGAGGTCATCGTGATCCTGGAGCCCGACTCCGTCTCCCAGGCCGAGTGCCTCACCGAGGGCGAGCGCGGCGCCCGCTTCGCCTCCCTGGCCCGCGCCGGGCGGGTGCTCAAGGCGGCGGCCCCGGGGGCCCGGGTCTACTACGACGCGGGGCACTCCGGCTGGCACGCGCCGGCCCGGCAGGCGGGGTGGCTGCGGCAGGCCGGGGCCGGCGCGGCGGCCTCCTCCGACGGTGTCTTCAGCAACGTCTCCAACTTCCACGCCACGGCCGACGAGATCGCCTACGACCGGGCCGTGCTCGACGCCCTCGGCGGACCGCCGGACCTGGGCGCCGTCGTCGACACCAGCCGCAACGGCAACGGCGCCCCGCCCGGCGGCCAGTGGTGCGACCCCGGCGGCCGGACTCTGGGCCGCGCCCCCACCCTCGCCACCGGCGAGCGGGGCATCGACGCCTACCTGTGGGTCAAGCTGCCGGGCGAGTCCGACGGCTGCGAGGGCCCGCCCGGCACGTTCAGTCCCTCGTACGCCTACGACCTGGCGCGCTGA
- a CDS encoding solute carrier family 23 protein, whose product MDLGVRWKLHGDGKVPAPGAVVRPDERLSWPRTAGLGAQHVVAMFGASFVAPVLMGLDPNLAIMMSGVATVIFLLATRGRVPSYLGCSLSFVGVAAVIRAQGGTSATVTGAVLVVGAALFLVGLAVQRFGARIIHAAMPPIVTGAVVMLIGFNLAPVTASTYWPQDQWTALLVMLFTGLAVVCLRGFWSRIAIFLGLVFGYAVSWVFDLAFGKIHSVDASGRLTDHWRLDLSAVGQADWIGLPAFHGPSFEWSAVLVALPVVIALVAENAGHVKAVGEMTGDPLDDKLGTAISADGVGSMLSTAVGGPPNTTYSENIGVMAATRVYSTAAYWAAAGFALLFGLCPKFGAVVAAIPGGVLGGITVILYGMIGLLGAQIWINAKVDLRNPLNLVPAAAGIIIGVGNVSMSFTDTFSLSGIALGTLVVITGYHALRAFAPAHLKTQEPLLDEGTSSYGGDGTDGDGGDGGTHGSGPGGR is encoded by the coding sequence ATGGACCTCGGCGTGCGCTGGAAGCTGCACGGGGACGGCAAGGTACCCGCCCCGGGAGCGGTGGTCCGCCCCGACGAACGGCTCTCGTGGCCCCGCACGGCCGGGCTCGGCGCCCAGCACGTGGTGGCCATGTTCGGGGCGTCCTTCGTGGCCCCGGTCCTGATGGGCCTCGACCCCAACCTGGCGATCATGATGTCGGGTGTGGCGACCGTCATCTTCCTGCTCGCCACCCGCGGCCGGGTCCCCAGCTACCTGGGCTGCTCGCTCTCCTTCGTCGGCGTCGCCGCCGTGATCCGGGCCCAGGGCGGCACCAGCGCCACGGTGACCGGCGCGGTCCTCGTGGTCGGCGCCGCGCTCTTCCTGGTCGGCCTCGCCGTGCAGCGGTTCGGCGCGCGGATCATCCACGCCGCGATGCCGCCCATCGTCACGGGTGCCGTGGTGATGCTGATCGGCTTCAACCTGGCGCCGGTCACCGCCTCCACCTACTGGCCGCAGGACCAGTGGACGGCCCTGCTGGTGATGCTCTTCACCGGGCTCGCCGTGGTCTGCCTGCGCGGGTTCTGGTCCCGCATCGCGATCTTCCTCGGGCTGGTCTTCGGGTACGCGGTCTCCTGGGTCTTCGACCTGGCCTTCGGGAAGATCCACTCGGTGGACGCGAGCGGCCGGCTCACCGACCACTGGCGGCTGGACCTCTCCGCGGTCGGCCAGGCCGACTGGATCGGCCTGCCCGCCTTCCACGGACCGTCCTTCGAGTGGTCGGCGGTCCTGGTCGCGCTGCCGGTCGTCATCGCGCTGGTCGCCGAGAACGCGGGGCACGTCAAGGCGGTGGGCGAGATGACCGGCGACCCGCTCGACGACAAGCTGGGCACGGCGATCTCCGCGGACGGCGTCGGCTCGATGCTCTCCACCGCGGTCGGCGGCCCGCCGAACACCACGTACTCCGAGAACATCGGCGTGATGGCCGCGACCCGCGTCTACTCGACGGCCGCCTACTGGGCCGCCGCCGGTTTCGCCCTGCTCTTCGGCCTCTGCCCGAAGTTCGGCGCGGTCGTGGCCGCGATCCCGGGCGGGGTGCTCGGCGGCATCACCGTGATCCTCTACGGCATGATCGGCCTGCTCGGCGCTCAGATCTGGATCAACGCCAAGGTCGACCTGCGCAACCCGCTGAACCTGGTGCCGGCCGCCGCGGGCATCATCATCGGCGTCGGCAACGTCAGCATGTCGTTCACCGACACCTTCTCCCTGAGCGGCATCGCGCTCGGCACCCTGGTCGTCATCACCGGCTACCACGCGCTGCGCGCCTTCGCCCCCGCCCACCTCAAGACGCAGGAACCGCTGCTCGACGAGGGCACGTCGTCGTACGGCGGGGACGGTACGGACGGCGACGGCGGCGACGGCGGTACGCACGGCTCCGGCCCCGGGGGGCGGTGA
- a CDS encoding thioesterase family protein — MTAEAPAAPARGRLVPVTVHFDDLDALGLLHNARYPLLVERAWVRLWTERGFRFEGDWAAAGDACNAVREFRITYEAPVSRPGPHAVHLWLERLGTTGLTYGFRFCSADGATTYAHGTRVLVRLDPATLRPAPWSDAFRAAGRDLLRPAGTAPRSTDTPGGPARTATP; from the coding sequence GTGACCGCCGAAGCCCCCGCCGCCCCGGCCCGCGGCCGGCTCGTCCCCGTCACCGTGCACTTCGACGACCTGGACGCCCTCGGACTGCTGCACAACGCCCGCTACCCGCTGCTGGTCGAGCGGGCCTGGGTGCGGCTCTGGACCGAGCGCGGCTTCCGGTTCGAGGGCGACTGGGCGGCGGCCGGCGACGCCTGCAACGCGGTCCGGGAGTTCCGGATCACCTACGAGGCACCCGTCTCCCGGCCCGGCCCCCACGCCGTCCACCTCTGGCTGGAACGGCTCGGCACCACCGGCCTGACCTACGGATTCCGCTTCTGCTCGGCGGACGGCGCGACCACGTACGCCCACGGCACCCGGGTCCTGGTCCGGCTGGACCCCGCAACCCTGCGCCCCGCGCCCTGGAGCGACGCCTTCCGCGCCGCCGGCCGGGACCTGCTGCGCCCGGCGGGCACCGCACCCCGGAGCACGGACACACCGGGCGGCCCGGCCCGGACGGCCACGCCCTGA